From Streptomyces sp. CMB-StM0423, a single genomic window includes:
- a CDS encoding beta-N-acetylglucosaminidase domain-containing protein, whose translation MATATALSAAVIGGLLGGRAPEAAAQPQQPDAGGTGSAETPAAEEALRDTVWPRPQQLRARAGEVHAGGQAVLVTPEGADPRALAELHEVLRAVGVREFTQVRPGAALPATGLVVYADQTPAGPAGVAGPPPRRSPADAALRALGAGEQADLPAGGYRLAAGQYEGRDVVALAGTDAAGLFHGVQTLRELSRAARTENTLPAVSVRDWPGTAVRGIAENHYGRPWSHEQRLAQLDFMGRTKLNRYLYSPGDDQYRQAGWREAYPADQRARFRELAERARANHVTLAWAVAPGQDFCFSSARDRKDLLAKADAMWALGVRAFQLQFQDVSYSEWACGEDADEYGSGPEAAARAQAETANALAAHLSRRHPDAAPLSLLPTEYYQDGTTDYRSALAGELDERVEVAWSGVGAVPKEISGGQLRDTQAAFGGHPLVTQDNYPVNDYARDRIFLGPYDGRDPAVAAGSAGVLAGAMEQPAASRVPLFTVADYAWNPRAYEPDASWRAAVRDLAADAPEPEKAGAALAALAGNSASSELGARESAYLRPLIADFWRARESAAGGRRDAEKAAARLREAFTVMRRAPEELAPLADGTFGDEVRPWLTQLARYGAAGERAVDMVTAQAAGRNEEAWQARLELQRLAGEAGLPHSALARTWEGPPSGVVGAGVLDAFLGRALTDSDSWLGAGGGAQRSAGAGASVSGGAEPLEGSSVAAAADGKPATAYEAARPPSPGTHEALVVEFDRRPLRAVTVLTQPGTGTRAEVQIRVRDGGGTAWRPVGELDGGGWTELPAERADADAVRLVWAADTTAPVVYEVVPWSAAEPGARLSLSRDRADVTIGGDPVVVDAELSARRPGDAGGKVTAKAPEGLKAESPGEVRIARGTTARAPIEIRATEDVRPGTYEIPVKLEDGGAAQVRTVTVHAYPAVGGPDLARDGRASSSADETPDFPAAAVADGDPETRWSSPVEDGAWVQVRLAKPVRVGEVALNWESAYAKRYRVQVSADGRRWRTAAAVNDGEGGRESVRMDEREVRYVRVQGVERATEFGYSLYALEVRAVRD comes from the coding sequence GTGGCCACGGCGACGGCGTTGTCCGCCGCCGTGATCGGCGGGCTGCTCGGCGGCCGGGCGCCGGAGGCCGCTGCCCAGCCGCAGCAGCCGGACGCCGGCGGCACGGGGTCGGCCGAGACGCCGGCCGCCGAAGAGGCGCTGCGCGACACGGTGTGGCCGCGCCCGCAGCAGTTGCGCGCCCGCGCCGGCGAGGTGCACGCGGGCGGGCAGGCGGTGCTCGTCACCCCCGAGGGGGCCGACCCGCGGGCGCTCGCGGAGCTGCACGAGGTGCTGCGGGCGGTCGGCGTACGGGAGTTCACGCAGGTGCGCCCCGGCGCCGCGCTGCCCGCGACCGGGCTCGTGGTCTACGCCGACCAGACGCCGGCCGGCCCCGCGGGCGTCGCGGGCCCGCCGCCGCGCCGCTCCCCCGCCGACGCCGCGCTGCGCGCCCTGGGCGCGGGCGAGCAGGCCGACCTGCCGGCCGGCGGCTACCGGCTGGCCGCCGGGCAGTACGAGGGCCGCGACGTCGTCGCGCTGGCCGGGACCGACGCCGCGGGCCTCTTCCACGGCGTGCAGACGCTGCGCGAACTGTCCCGCGCGGCCCGTACGGAGAACACGCTGCCCGCCGTGTCCGTACGCGACTGGCCCGGCACCGCCGTGCGCGGCATCGCGGAGAACCACTACGGCCGCCCCTGGAGCCACGAACAGCGCCTGGCGCAGCTCGACTTCATGGGCCGCACGAAGCTCAACCGCTACCTCTACTCCCCCGGCGACGACCAGTACCGCCAGGCCGGCTGGCGCGAGGCGTACCCGGCCGACCAGCGCGCCCGGTTCCGCGAGCTGGCCGAGCGGGCCCGCGCCAACCACGTGACGCTCGCCTGGGCGGTGGCGCCGGGCCAGGACTTCTGCTTCTCCTCGGCCCGCGACCGCAAGGACCTGCTGGCCAAGGCGGACGCGATGTGGGCGCTGGGCGTACGGGCCTTCCAGCTCCAGTTCCAGGACGTCAGCTACAGCGAGTGGGCCTGCGGCGAGGACGCCGACGAGTACGGCTCGGGCCCGGAGGCCGCCGCCCGCGCGCAGGCCGAGACCGCCAACGCGCTGGCCGCACACCTGTCCCGGCGGCACCCGGACGCGGCGCCGCTGTCGCTGCTGCCGACCGAGTACTACCAGGACGGCACCACCGACTACCGCTCCGCGCTCGCCGGCGAGCTGGACGAGCGGGTCGAGGTCGCCTGGTCCGGCGTCGGCGCGGTGCCCAAGGAGATCAGCGGCGGCCAACTGCGTGACACGCAGGCCGCGTTCGGCGGCCACCCGCTGGTCACGCAGGACAACTACCCCGTCAACGACTACGCCCGCGACCGCATCTTCCTCGGCCCGTACGACGGCCGCGACCCGGCGGTCGCCGCCGGCTCCGCGGGCGTGCTGGCCGGCGCGATGGAGCAGCCCGCCGCCTCCCGGGTGCCGCTGTTCACGGTCGCCGACTACGCCTGGAACCCGCGCGCGTACGAGCCGGACGCCTCCTGGCGGGCCGCCGTGCGCGACCTCGCCGCGGACGCCCCGGAGCCGGAGAAGGCGGGCGCCGCGCTCGCCGCGCTGGCCGGGAACTCGGCGTCGTCGGAGCTGGGCGCCAGGGAGTCGGCGTATCTGCGGCCGCTGATCGCGGACTTCTGGCGCGCGCGGGAGAGCGCGGCCGGCGGCAGGCGGGACGCGGAGAAGGCGGCTGCGCGGCTGCGGGAGGCGTTCACCGTGATGCGCCGCGCGCCGGAGGAGCTGGCGCCGCTGGCGGACGGCACGTTCGGCGACGAGGTGCGGCCGTGGCTGACGCAGTTGGCGCGGTACGGCGCGGCCGGCGAGCGGGCGGTGGACATGGTCACCGCGCAGGCCGCGGGCCGCAACGAGGAGGCGTGGCAGGCGCGGCTGGAGCTGCAGCGCCTGGCCGGCGAGGCGGGCCTCCCCCACAGCGCGCTGGCGCGCACGTGGGAGGGACCTCCGAGCGGGGTGGTGGGCGCGGGGGTGCTCGACGCCTTCCTCGGCCGGGCGCTGACGGACTCCGACTCCTGGCTGGGCGCGGGCGGCGGCGCGCAGCGCTCCGCCGGCGCCGGGGCGTCCGTCTCGGGCGGCGCGGAGCCGCTGGAGGGCTCGTCGGTGGCGGCGGCGGCCGACGGAAAGCCGGCCACGGCGTACGAGGCCGCCCGGCCGCCGTCGCCCGGCACGCACGAGGCGCTGGTGGTGGAGTTCGACCGGCGGCCGCTGCGGGCGGTGACGGTGCTGACCCAGCCCGGCACGGGCACCCGCGCCGAGGTGCAGATCCGGGTACGCGACGGCGGCGGGACCGCCTGGCGCCCGGTCGGCGAACTCGACGGCGGCGGCTGGACGGAGCTGCCCGCCGAGCGCGCCGACGCCGACGCCGTACGGCTCGTGTGGGCCGCCGACACCACGGCGCCCGTGGTGTACGAGGTGGTGCCGTGGTCCGCCGCGGAGCCGGGCGCCCGGCTGTCGCTCTCCCGCGACCGGGCGGACGTGACGATCGGCGGCGATCCGGTGGTCGTGGACGCGGAGTTGTCCGCGCGGCGCCCCGGCGACGCGGGCGGCAAGGTGACGGCGAAGGCGCCGGAGGGGCTGAAGGCGGAGTCCCCCGGCGAGGTGCGGATAGCCCGCGGCACGACGGCCAGGGCCCCGATCGAGATCCGGGCGACGGAGGACGTGCGGCCGGGCACGTACGAGATCCCGGTGAAGCTGGAGGACGGCGGCGCCGCCCAGGTCCGTACCGTCACCGTGCACGCCTACCCCGCGGTGGGCGGCCCCGACCTGGCCCGCGACGGCCGCGCGTCGTCGTCGGCGGACGAGACGCCGGATTTCCCGGCGGCGGCGGTGGCGGACGGCGACCCGGAGACGCGCTGGTCCTCGCCGGTCGAGGACGGCGCCTGGGTGCAGGTGCGGCTCGCGAAGCCGGTGCGGGTCGGCGAGGTGGCGCTGAACTGGGAGAGCGCGTACGCGAAGCGCTACCGCGTGCAGGTCTCCGCCGACGGCCGCCGCTGGCGCACGGCGGCGGCGGTGAACGACGGCGAGGGCGGCCGCGAGTCGGTCCGGATGGACGAGCGCGAGGTGCGCTACGTCCGCGTCCAGGGCGTGGAGCGCGCGACGGAGTTCGGCTACTCGCTCTACGCCCTGGAGGTACGGGCCGTCCGCGACTGA
- a CDS encoding DUF1203 domain-containing protein gives MPPAVLARLREADDAGHPARAVTDGEGGAPLRCCLRRSRAGERIALVSYAPLRRWAAAAGAGALAAAFAATFAAPEVAFVHVRAVEYGCFLYEVRRP, from the coding sequence ATCCCCCCGGCCGTCCTCGCGCGCCTCCGCGAAGCCGACGACGCCGGGCATCCCGCCCGGGCGGTGACCGACGGTGAAGGCGGCGCGCCGCTGCGTTGCTGTCTGCGGCGGAGCCGGGCCGGGGAGCGGATCGCGCTCGTGTCGTACGCGCCGCTGCGGCGGTGGGCCGCCGCGGCCGGGGCGGGGGCGCTGGCGGCGGCGTTCGCGGCGACGTTCGCGGCGCCCGAGGTCGCGTTCGTGCACGTGCGGGCGGTGGAGTACGGGTGCTTCCTGTACGAGGTACGGCGCCCCTGA
- a CDS encoding VOC family protein encodes MTVRPEGAPTWADATFPDLEAAKSFYADVFGWTFEDGGETSGHYTQAMAESGVAAGLAPPMPGAEEAPAGWTLYFATPDADATATHVGEHGGRVLMGPMEVGPYGTMAIAEDPDGIRFGLWEPGSHEGFAAIGKPGTFCWAEVDTRNPEHADSFFPEVFGYRVRKMQDDTMDYAVWSVGDGDPLIGRAQMSGNVFPEGTPPHVGVCFAVDDCDRAVETTRRRGGSVTFGPQDSPFGRMATLEDPQGASFTVIDVNRTVGDMPDFA; translated from the coding sequence ATGACCGTACGACCCGAAGGCGCACCCACCTGGGCGGACGCGACCTTCCCCGACCTCGAGGCCGCGAAGAGCTTCTACGCCGACGTCTTCGGCTGGACCTTCGAGGACGGGGGCGAGACCTCCGGGCACTACACCCAGGCGATGGCGGAGAGCGGCGTCGCCGCCGGTCTCGCGCCGCCCATGCCGGGAGCGGAGGAGGCCCCTGCGGGCTGGACGCTCTACTTCGCCACGCCCGACGCCGATGCCACCGCCACGCACGTCGGCGAGCACGGCGGGCGGGTCCTCATGGGCCCGATGGAGGTCGGCCCGTACGGCACGATGGCCATCGCCGAGGACCCGGACGGCATCCGGTTCGGGCTGTGGGAACCCGGCAGCCACGAGGGCTTCGCCGCGATCGGCAAGCCCGGCACCTTCTGCTGGGCCGAGGTCGACACCCGCAACCCCGAGCACGCCGACTCCTTCTTCCCCGAGGTCTTCGGCTACCGGGTGCGCAAGATGCAGGACGACACCATGGACTACGCCGTGTGGAGCGTCGGCGACGGCGACCCGCTCATCGGCCGGGCGCAGATGAGCGGCAACGTCTTCCCCGAGGGGACGCCCCCGCACGTGGGCGTCTGCTTCGCGGTGGACGACTGCGACCGTGCCGTGGAGACCACGCGGCGGCGCGGCGGCAGCGTGACCTTCGGGCCGCAGGACTCACCGTTCGGGCGGATGGCGACGCTTGAGGACCCGCAGGGTGCGTCGTTCACCGTGATCGACGTCAACCGCACGGTCGGTGACATGCCGGACTTCGCCTGA
- a CDS encoding 4-alpha-glucanotransferase: MSLARLAALHGAAVSYERTPGRSVPVPDDTLVAVLAALGVDAAGPAAVAASLAAYEAAERDRLLPATLVPRAGTVLDPGPLPPGTVTALAGEDGAELDPRAPLPPGVHTLTATAPDGRTGKATVIAAPARVPQPAGRGAGLALPLPALLSTRSWGMGDLGDLAELAAWSARTHGLDFVQLGPLHAAVPGAAGRPAEPSPYRPSSRRFADPVHLRIEDIPEYRYLAPADRAQAAELAGRAAALRDQVRAKGGLVDRDEVWRLKRAALELLLRVELTPGRRVAYHHFLAEQGQPLDDYAAWCALAEIHGPDWRSWPGGLADPRSTATTRARHDLLDRIDFHCRLAWLTDNQLWRAQRIARDAGMAVGVIHDLVAGVHPSGADAWAEQSLLAAGCTAGTAPRDGDARGTDRGVPVWRPDRLAAAGYGPYRSVLRAALRRAGALRVGHVSGLFRQWWVPAGRPPAEGTYVSYDAEAMLGVLALEAHRAGTPVIGDDQEVPADPAVRDTLAARGVLGTSALWNQREPAPETPGGVPCPRPPERWRADALAAVTGHGLPPTAARLSGAYLALRHELGLVEGPLPAARAADAVEVGTWLDLLDRLRLLPGGRADEASVITGLYRFLARTPARLVAVWLPDAAGDRRPQHVPGAGPEYPGWRLPVADPDGRTLLFEELADAPRTHRLLAEVVRELGGRAGAQPGGDVSGEVSGAGSGGAESGRTSEEAPRA, translated from the coding sequence ATGTCTCTGGCGCGGTTAGCTGCGCTGCACGGAGCCGCGGTCTCGTACGAACGCACGCCAGGCCGCTCCGTCCCGGTCCCCGACGACACCCTCGTCGCCGTCCTCGCCGCGCTCGGCGTGGACGCCGCCGGGCCCGCCGCCGTCGCCGCCTCGCTCGCGGCGTACGAAGCGGCCGAACGGGACCGCCTCCTGCCCGCGACCCTCGTGCCGCGCGCGGGCACCGTCCTCGACCCCGGGCCCCTGCCACCCGGCACGGTGACCGCCCTGGCCGGTGAGGACGGCGCGGAACTCGACCCGCGCGCCCCGCTCCCGCCCGGCGTGCACACCCTCACCGCCACCGCTCCCGACGGGCGCACCGGCAAGGCCACCGTCATCGCCGCCCCTGCGCGCGTGCCGCAGCCGGCCGGGCGCGGCGCCGGGCTCGCGCTCCCGCTGCCCGCGCTGCTGTCGACCCGCTCCTGGGGCATGGGCGACCTCGGCGACCTGGCGGAGCTGGCCGCCTGGTCGGCGCGTACCCACGGCCTGGACTTCGTGCAGTTGGGCCCGTTGCACGCCGCGGTCCCAGGCGCCGCGGGCCGGCCCGCGGAACCGTCCCCGTACCGGCCGTCCTCCCGGCGCTTCGCCGACCCCGTGCACCTGCGGATCGAGGACATACCCGAGTACCGCTACCTCGCCCCCGCCGACCGCGCCCAGGCCGCCGAACTGGCCGGCCGCGCCGCCGCGTTGCGCGACCAGGTGCGCGCCAAGGGCGGGCTCGTCGACCGCGACGAGGTGTGGCGGCTCAAGCGCGCCGCGCTGGAGCTGCTGCTGCGCGTCGAGCTGACGCCCGGCCGCCGCGTCGCGTACCACCACTTCCTCGCCGAACAGGGCCAGCCCCTCGACGACTACGCCGCCTGGTGCGCCCTGGCCGAGATCCACGGCCCCGACTGGCGCTCCTGGCCCGGCGGCCTCGCCGACCCGCGCTCCACCGCCACCACCCGCGCCCGGCACGACCTGCTCGACCGCATCGACTTCCACTGCCGGCTCGCCTGGCTCACCGACAACCAGCTCTGGCGGGCCCAGCGGATCGCCCGGGACGCGGGCATGGCCGTCGGCGTCATCCACGACCTGGTGGCCGGCGTGCACCCCTCGGGCGCCGACGCCTGGGCGGAGCAGTCCCTCCTGGCCGCCGGCTGCACCGCGGGCACCGCGCCGCGCGACGGCGACGCCCGCGGCACCGACCGGGGCGTGCCGGTGTGGCGGCCCGACCGGCTGGCGGCGGCGGGCTACGGCCCGTACCGCTCGGTCCTGCGCGCCGCGCTGCGGCGGGCCGGGGCGCTGCGCGTCGGGCACGTGAGCGGGCTGTTCCGGCAGTGGTGGGTGCCGGCGGGCCGGCCCCCGGCGGAGGGCACGTACGTCTCGTACGACGCGGAGGCGATGCTCGGCGTACTGGCGCTGGAGGCGCACCGGGCGGGGACGCCGGTGATCGGCGACGACCAGGAAGTGCCGGCGGATCCCGCGGTACGGGACACGCTCGCGGCGCGCGGCGTGCTCGGCACGTCGGCGCTGTGGAACCAGCGCGAACCGGCGCCGGAGACCCCCGGCGGCGTACCGTGCCCGCGGCCGCCGGAGCGCTGGCGGGCCGACGCGCTCGCCGCCGTCACCGGACACGGCCTGCCGCCCACCGCCGCCCGGCTCAGCGGCGCGTACCTGGCGCTCCGCCACGAACTCGGCCTCGTCGAAGGACCGCTGCCCGCCGCCCGCGCCGCCGACGCGGTGGAGGTCGGCACCTGGCTCGACCTGCTCGACCGGCTGCGGCTGCTGCCCGGTGGCCGGGCCGACGAGGCGTCCGTCATCACCGGCCTGTACCGCTTCCTCGCCCGCACCCCCGCCCGGCTCGTCGCCGTCTGGCTGCCGGACGCGGCCGGCGACCGGCGCCCGCAGCACGTGCCGGGCGCGGGCCCGGAGTACCCCGGCTGGCGGCTGCCGGTCGCCGATCCGGACGGCCGCACGCTGCTCTTCGAGGAGCTGGCCGACGCGCCGCGGACGCACCGGCTGCTGGCGGAGGTGGTACGCGAACTCGGCGGAAGGGCGGGCGCGCAGCCCGGCGGTGACGTATCCGGCGAGGTGTCCGGGGCCGGGTCCGGGGGTGCGGAGTCCGGTCGTACGAGCGAGGAGGCACCCCGTGCGTAG
- a CDS encoding alpha-L-fucosidase, with the protein MRRAARSVGTGAAAVALTATALLPAAREPAAAADGCTRPIEPASRMTVEECDTPERILAKAAHIVPTSGQLAWQRREVTAFTHFGMNTLTDREWGSGAEDPALFDPGRVDVAQWMRTYQAMGAEMAMLTAKHHDGFNLYPTRYSDHSVAASPHSRDLLGTYVKEARRAGLDVGVYLSPSDGAELPHAWHAGWLADLREKQEAGEPLTSVERTALADGGPPSGHGRYGNGSPVRTHTIPTLAEGDDRADDVAAGRLPTFTVRANDYDAYYLNQVYELFTEYGPIDELWLDGANPWRNAGITQEYDFRQWYELIHALSPDTVVFQGPQGIRWVGNERGAARETEWSVTPHTVDPRSTHGALPNDSTDADIGSRARLLADGVRYLQWYPAEADVSNRPGWFHHPGERPKSADELFALYEQSVGRNAPLLLNVPPARDGRIAPEDARELRAFGDRVRAVYGENVLDRRGPQTFDRVRLAEDIRHGQRVERFAVEARDPATGQWRRIAAGTTIGAYRILPLAAPVTADELRVRVEETRGKPRLLPVTAHLSTAGGT; encoded by the coding sequence GTGCGTAGAGCCGCCCGTTCCGTCGGCACCGGAGCCGCGGCCGTCGCCCTCACGGCGACCGCCCTGCTCCCGGCGGCCCGCGAACCCGCGGCCGCCGCCGACGGGTGCACCCGGCCGATCGAGCCCGCCTCCCGGATGACCGTCGAGGAGTGCGACACCCCCGAGCGCATCCTCGCCAAGGCCGCCCACATCGTGCCCACCTCCGGCCAGCTCGCCTGGCAGCGGCGCGAGGTGACGGCCTTCACCCACTTCGGCATGAACACCCTCACCGACCGCGAGTGGGGCTCCGGCGCGGAGGACCCGGCGCTCTTCGACCCGGGGCGCGTCGACGTCGCCCAGTGGATGCGCACGTACCAGGCGATGGGCGCCGAGATGGCCATGCTCACCGCCAAGCACCACGACGGCTTCAACCTCTACCCGACCCGCTACTCCGACCACTCCGTGGCCGCCAGCCCGCACAGCCGCGACCTCCTGGGCACGTACGTCAAGGAAGCCCGCAGGGCCGGGCTCGACGTCGGCGTCTACCTCTCGCCGTCCGACGGTGCGGAACTGCCGCACGCCTGGCACGCCGGCTGGCTCGCGGACCTGCGCGAGAAGCAGGAGGCGGGCGAGCCGCTGACGAGCGTCGAGCGCACCGCCCTCGCGGACGGCGGCCCGCCCTCGGGCCACGGCCGCTACGGCAACGGCAGCCCCGTGCGCACGCACACCATCCCCACCCTCGCCGAGGGCGACGACCGCGCCGACGACGTGGCGGCCGGCCGGCTGCCCACGTTCACGGTGCGCGCGAACGACTACGACGCGTACTACCTGAACCAGGTCTACGAGCTGTTCACCGAGTACGGCCCCATCGACGAGCTGTGGCTCGACGGCGCCAACCCGTGGCGGAACGCGGGCATCACGCAGGAGTACGACTTCCGGCAGTGGTACGAGCTGATCCACGCGCTCTCCCCGGACACCGTCGTCTTCCAGGGCCCGCAGGGCATCCGCTGGGTCGGCAACGAGCGCGGCGCCGCCCGCGAGACCGAGTGGAGCGTCACCCCGCACACCGTCGACCCCCGGTCCACGCACGGCGCGCTGCCCAACGACTCCACGGATGCCGACATCGGCTCGCGCGCCCGGCTGCTGGCGGACGGCGTACGGTACCTGCAGTGGTATCCGGCGGAGGCCGACGTCTCCAACCGCCCCGGCTGGTTCCACCACCCCGGCGAGCGGCCGAAGAGCGCGGACGAGCTGTTCGCGCTGTACGAGCAGAGCGTCGGCCGCAACGCCCCGCTGCTGCTCAACGTGCCGCCCGCGCGCGACGGCCGGATCGCCCCCGAGGACGCACGCGAACTGCGCGCCTTCGGCGACCGGGTGCGCGCGGTGTACGGCGAGAACGTGCTGGACCGGCGGGGGCCGCAGACCTTCGACCGGGTGCGGCTCGCGGAGGACATCCGGCACGGCCAGCGCGTCGAGCGCTTCGCGGTCGAGGCGCGCGACCCGGCGACGGGCCAGTGGCGCCGGATCGCGGCCGGCACGACGATCGGCGCGTACCGCATCCTGCCGCTGGCCGCGCCGGTGACGGCGGACGAGCTGCGGGTACGGGTGGAGGAGACGCGGGGCAAGCCGCGGCTGCTGCCGGTGACGGCGCATCTGAGCACGGCGGGGGGCACATAG
- a CDS encoding RNA polymerase subunit sigma-70, with the protein MSAPAATCPACAGPVPARAGRRGRTSVYCSAACRQRAYRERLAPGAAGSVRELISDVAERAGRLKPRPPEAFYADVTELSSSVGRLRRIARTARDAAGAPEDGTPENGTPEGVTPGNVTPGNVTPEEAPENVTPRPVTHQEPDAAAPDDADFAALMEAYRRELQVHCYRMTGSYDESEDLVQETFLKAWRGRETYEGRAAVRAWLYRIATNTCLDHLRRHSRTPARYERLPGMAHGDAEPPARITWLQPYPDDLLADVPAADAGPEAQAVARETVDLVFLAALQHLPPRQRAALVLRDVVGLPAAETARLLDLSTAAVNSALQRARPALRAHLPAGERAEWAPRTPPTPEELAAVDRYREAAERLDMAAMTALLTADATLTMPPNPFWFVGRQTIVDFVSQSLDPALPGFFGDWRHVPTRANGRPAVAGYVRRPGTTVYRAQTLEVLRVAGGRIAEITTFEPHLLPAFGLPMTL; encoded by the coding sequence GTGTCCGCACCGGCCGCCACGTGCCCGGCCTGCGCCGGCCCCGTGCCCGCGCGTGCCGGCCGCCGGGGCCGTACCTCCGTCTACTGCTCCGCCGCCTGCCGCCAGCGCGCCTACCGCGAGCGCCTCGCCCCCGGGGCGGCCGGGTCCGTGCGGGAGCTGATATCCGACGTCGCCGAGCGCGCCGGACGCCTCAAGCCGAGGCCGCCGGAGGCGTTCTACGCGGACGTGACGGAGCTGTCGTCGTCGGTGGGGCGGCTGCGGCGCATCGCGCGTACGGCGAGGGACGCGGCGGGGGCCCCGGAGGACGGCACGCCGGAAAACGGCACGCCGGAAGGCGTTACGCCCGGGAACGTCACGCCCGGGAACGTCACGCCGGAGGAGGCGCCAGAAAACGTCACGCCGCGGCCCGTGACGCATCAGGAGCCGGACGCCGCCGCCCCCGACGACGCGGACTTCGCCGCCCTGATGGAGGCGTACCGCCGCGAACTGCAGGTCCACTGCTACCGGATGACCGGCTCGTACGACGAGTCGGAGGACCTCGTACAGGAGACGTTCCTCAAGGCGTGGCGCGGCCGCGAGACCTACGAGGGCCGCGCCGCCGTCCGCGCCTGGCTCTACCGCATCGCCACCAACACCTGCCTCGACCACCTCCGCCGCCACTCCCGCACCCCCGCCCGCTACGAGCGGCTGCCCGGCATGGCCCACGGCGACGCCGAGCCGCCCGCCCGTATCACCTGGCTCCAGCCCTACCCCGACGACCTGCTGGCCGACGTGCCCGCGGCCGACGCCGGCCCGGAGGCCCAGGCCGTCGCCCGCGAGACCGTCGACCTGGTCTTCCTCGCCGCGCTCCAGCACCTGCCGCCCCGCCAGCGGGCGGCGCTCGTGCTCCGCGACGTCGTCGGCCTGCCCGCCGCGGAGACGGCCCGGCTGCTGGACCTGAGCACCGCCGCCGTCAACAGCGCCCTGCAACGCGCCCGGCCGGCGCTGCGCGCACACCTGCCCGCCGGCGAGCGCGCGGAGTGGGCGCCCCGCACGCCGCCGACGCCCGAGGAACTGGCGGCCGTCGACCGGTACCGGGAGGCGGCCGAGCGGCTCGACATGGCGGCGATGACGGCGCTGCTGACGGCGGACGCGACGCTGACCATGCCGCCGAACCCGTTCTGGTTCGTCGGGCGGCAGACGATCGTGGACTTCGTCTCCCAGTCACTCGACCCCGCCCTGCCCGGCTTCTTCGGCGACTGGCGGCACGTGCCGACCCGCGCCAACGGCCGCCCGGCGGTCGCCGGTTACGTGCGCCGGCCGGGCACGACGGTGTACCGGGCGCAGACGCTGGAGGTGCTGCGGGTGGCAGGCGGGCGGATCGCCGAGATCACCACGTTCGAGCCGCATCTGCTGCCGGCGTTCGGGCTGCCGATGACGCTCTGA